Below is a window of Deltaproteobacteria bacterium DNA.
ATATCACGTTCATGCCACAATGGTACGTCTTCAAGTGCAGCAATAAGGTATGACCTTACCACCCTTGAAAGTCCTGTAATATTTTCAGAAAGTATCGGGTTTCGCTTATGAGGCATAGCGGATGAGCCTTTCTGTCCTTCCGTAAAATATTCTTCCGCTTCTCTAACTTCTGTCCGCTGAAGATGTCTGACCTCTATTGCTATCCGCTCCATGCTTGCTGCGAGTATGGCAAGCGCTGAAAAGTATTCTGCATGTCTGTCCCTTGCAATCACCTGCGTTGATACGGGATCAACATTTAATCCAAGCTTATCGCATGCATAAGCCTCTATAAAGGGATCAAGATTCCCGTAGGTGCCGACAGCACCTTTTATTTTACCATACCTTACATTTTCTATTGCCCTTTCGAATCTTATTCTATTCCGTTTCATTTCCTCGTACCATGATACAAACTTCAAACCAAACACTATGGGCTCTGCATGAATACCATGCGTCCTTCCAATCATGGGTAATGATCTGTACTTGTACGCCTTTTCCTTCAATACCGCTAATAGATTATCAATATCGTTAAGAATCAGTTTACCCGCATTGATAAGCTGAATTGCAAATGCCGTATCAAGCACGTCCGACGACGTAAGCCCTATGTGTATGTACTTGGCATCCTCCCCCACCCTCTCTTTCACAGCAGTTAAAAATGCTATTACATCATGCTTTACAACAAGCTCTATTTCATCCACCTTTCTTGTATCAAAACCTGCCTTTGCCTTTATCTTTTCAAAAGATGACTGCGGGATTTTTTTTGTTTTTGCGTATGCTTCACACACGGCAAGCTCAACATCCAGCCATGCCTTATATTTAGCATCATTAGTCCACATATCACTGCATTCTTTTCTACTGTACCTTTTAATCATACACGTTTCCCTTTCCTGTATTTATATTTTCTTTTTTATCTTTAACACCTCTACCATGT
It encodes the following:
- the purB gene encoding adenylosuccinate lyase; its protein translation is MIKRYSRKECSDMWTNDAKYKAWLDVELAVCEAYAKTKKIPQSSFEKIKAKAGFDTRKVDEIELVVKHDVIAFLTAVKERVGEDAKYIHIGLTSSDVLDTAFAIQLINAGKLILNDIDNLLAVLKEKAYKYRSLPMIGRTHGIHAEPIVFGLKFVSWYEEMKRNRIRFERAIENVRYGKIKGAVGTYGNLDPFIEAYACDKLGLNVDPVSTQVIARDRHAEYFSALAILAASMERIAIEVRHLQRTEVREAEEYFTEGQKGSSAMPHKRNPILSENITGLSRVVRSYLIAALEDVPLWHERDISHSSVERVIAPDATILIDFMLARVTWLVDNLVVHEDRMRANLDMTKGLYDSEKIMLALIDKGLSREDAYAMVQRCAFSAFDSGKDFVEVLSTDENVSRLLKHSDIEQMLGIESHLKHIDHIYKQVFGG